In Glycine max cultivar Williams 82 chromosome 7, Glycine_max_v4.0, whole genome shotgun sequence, a single window of DNA contains:
- the LOC100776960 gene encoding probable inactive DNA (cytosine-5)-methyltransferase DRM3 isoform X2, producing the protein MMNFSVEEVEFAIHKLGDEASIPELVDFIFALQIAKKLKKEPDDITFTYYGRGNEVTNEKLFGIMAKTLQLFEMGFSENEVSSAIDKLGSEAPISELANFIFAEQNGIDYVMEYKFPTTSTYSVGIKEEPEMDLYGTAEVKVEGFSHEPPQSSQVNLEETYNDDMVKEEEGIDAFPSNVSDQYLDVVENGRGKRPKYEHDDDPVNCLEPSWVEERVDAVVAEMSRHPKPNPSRCLSSVAAKPPFFLFGNVSNISYDSWTKMSQFLYGIEPEFANAQSFSAMDRIEGYIHNLPVENRFHILPKPPMTIEDAMPQTKKWWPPWDSRKLLSSIYCETNGIAQTCDRLGNFLADSGGVLTSEQQKDILRYCRRLNLVWIGKFKLGPVEPEQLELILGYPLNHTRATEGNVAERLKSLKYCFQTDTLGYHLSVLRPIFPHGLTMLSLFSGLGGAEIALHRLAIKIKAVVSVETSETKRKILEKWWRQSGQTGTLVQIEDIQKLTSKKLEGLISKFGGFDLVIYQNPCSYSSSRLQAGVGLSALDFSVFCECVRVLQRVRGMYQRK; encoded by the exons ATGATGAATTTCTCTGTGGAGGAAGTTGAATTTGCAATCCACAAGCTTG GTGATGAAGCATCAATTCCTGAGCTGGTGGACTTCATCTTTGCTTTGCAGATTGctaaaaaactgaaaaaggagCCAGATGATATCACCTTCACCTATTATGGCAGAGGAAATGAG GTCACCAATGAAAAACTCTTTGGAATTATGGCAAAAACTCTTCAGTTGTTTGAAATGGGTTTCTCTGAGAATGAAGTATCATCAGCAATTGATAAATTAG GTTCAGAGGCTCCAATTTCAGAGCTTGCAAACTTTATTTTTGCAGAACAAAATGGGATCGATTATGTGATGGAATATAAG TTTCCCACCACTTCTACTTATTCTGTGGGGATCAAAGAAGAACCAGAAATGGATTTATATGGTACAGCAGAAGTGAAAGTTGAGGGTTTTAGCCATGAACCTCCACAATCAAGCCAGGTCAACTTAGAGGAAACTTATAATGATGATATGGTGAAGGAAGAAGAGGGTATTGATGCATTTCCCAGCAATGTTTCTGACCAATATTTGGATGTTGTGGAGAATGGTAGAGGTAAAAGGCCCAAGTATGAACATGATGATGATCCAGTCAATTGTCTTGAACCTTCTTGGGTGGAAGAAAGGGTTGATGCTGTTGTTGCCGAAATGTCGAGACATCCCAAACCAAATCCATCCAGGTGTCTCAGTAGTGTGGCAGCAAAGCCACCATTTTTCTTATTTGGGAATGTTTCAAACATATCCTATGACTCATGGACAAAGATGTCTCAGTTTTTATATGGTATTGAACCTGAATTTGCGAATGCTCAGTCCTTTTCGGCTATGGATAGAATAGAAGGTTACATACACAATCTTCCAGTTGAAAACAGATTCCACATCCTCCCAAAGCCACCTATGACTATTGAAGATGCAATGCCGCAGACAAAGAAATGGTGGCCACCTTGGGATTCAAGGAAGCTATTGAGCAGCATCTATTGTGAAACTAATGGAATTGCTCAAACTTGTGATCGACTGGGAAATTTTCTAGCTGATTCTGGTGGAGTGCTCACATCTGAACAGCAGAAAGACATTCTTCGTTATTGTCGCAGATTGAATCTTGTGTGGATTGGCAAATTCAAACTTGGTCCTGTGGAGCCTGAACAGTTGGAGCTCATTTTAGGCTACCCTTTGAATCACACTCGTGCTACCGAGGGCAATGTTGCCGAAAGACTTAAATCACTAAAATACTGCTTCCAGACAGACACATTGGGGTATCATCTTTCTGTGTTAAGGCCCATCTTCCCTCATGGACTGACAATGTTATCACTATTTAGTGGTCTTGGTGGGGCAGAAATTGCCCTGCACCGCCTTGCTATTAAAATAAAAGCTGTTGTCTCAGTTGAGACTtctgaaacaaaaagaaagattcTTGAGAAATGGTGGCGTCAATCTGGACAAACAGGGACTCTGGTTCAGATTGAAGACATTCAAAAGCTGACTAGTAAAAAACTTGAGGGTCTAATCAGTAAATTTGGTGGTTTTGACCTTGTCATTTATCAGAATCCATGCTCTTACTCAAGTTCCAGGCTTCAAGCCGGTGTAGGTCTCTCCGCTCTTGATTTTTCAGTGTTTTGTGAATGTGTTCGAGTCTTGCAACGAGTAAGAGGTATGTATCAAAGGAAGTGA
- the LOC100777489 gene encoding YTH domain-containing protein ECT4, which yields MEMYDVSQTRNADAYLIEGTDLNSHLTSPNIQQFQAMFNDGAPEFVVDQNLYYPAATNYGYYCTGFESPGEWEDHHRIFGVDGPDIQYTGAQNESFPYIYYTPSYGFAQSPYNPYNPYIPGAMIGVDGSFGGAEQYYSLPNYQNPISSHAYIPLVQPDNFPNSSVDSLFDTRASVSRPDGKGLKPKFNSASVSFTRNSSKSLSNPTSSLPRISEGPRDYTGVKKDMTSGRGFLNMASSPVHQARSIDASTHPVDTISNGNVLSHHNQLKIASSLSSGFSDYGSNANGQSVVAKLRPKVHIGKGLSDVNGSSDVLGEQNRGPRISNCKSKFPLAVKAYTNIGDGNTQENIIISTDQYNREDFPVNYENAKFFVIKSYSEDDVHKSIKYNVWSSTPHGNKKLQSAHEDAKRIASGKFGSCPIFLFFSVNASGQFCGVAEMIGPVDFNKDMDFWQQDKWSGSFPVKWYIIKDVSNANFRHIILENNENKPVTNSRDTQEIMYSKGLEMLKIFKNHHLKTSLLDDFIYYENRQKIMLEEKTKLLIRSFENPLMLPTLEPPRKLNFVVDIPPVSVEKKAKMDDEFDSLKQTSSAGHIVSSSEVTSTASVDEKAEKGSVEKEDIASVLKIGSVTITPKQVETKPSGISVANKEPLDVITVGSMQVKVNGFAESSGLLKIGSIPLDPRTLQLDGGTRVKNGS from the exons ATGGAAATGTATGATGTTTCTCAAACTAGAAATGCAGATGCTTATTtg ATTGAAGGCACTGATTTAAACTCACATCTAACAAGCCCAAATATTCAACAATTTCAAGCCATGTTTAATGATGGAGCCCCTGAATTTGTTGTTGATCAGAACTTGTATTATCCTGCTGCCACCAATTATGGGTATTACTGTACAG GATTTGAATCACCCGGAGAATGGGAGGACCACCATAGGATTTTTGGTGTAGATGGTCCTGATATTCAGTACACA GGTGCACAAAACGAAAGTTttccatatatatattatacacctAGCTATGGATTTGCACAGTCTCCATACAATCCATACAATCCTTATATTCCTGGTGCAATGATAGGAGTTGATGGTTCATTTGGAGGGGCAGAGCAATATTACTCCCTCCCCAATTATCAAAACCCTATTTCTTCACATGCTTATATTCCTCTTGTTCAACCAGACAATTTCCCTAATAGTTCTGTTGACTCATTGTTTGATACCAGAGCTTCTGTCAGCAGACCTGATGGAAAAGGTTTAAAACCTAAGTTCAATTCAGCTTCTGTTTCCTTTACTAGGAACTCTTCAAAATCATTATCAAATCCCACAAGTTCCTTACCCAGGATATCAGAAGGTCCGAGAGATTATACTGGGGTGAAGAAAGATATGACAAGTGGCAGGGGTTTTCTTAATATGGCTTCGTCACCTGTCCATCAG GCCAGAAGCATTGATGCCTCAACCCATCCTGTAGATACTATTTCCAATGGAAATGTTTTGTCCCatcataatcaattaaaaatagctTCCTCTCTGAGTAGTGGATTTTCTGATTATGGATCTAATGCTAATGGACAGTCTGTGGTTGCTAAACTTCGACCAAAGGTTCACATTGGTAAAGGACTGAGTGATGTAAATGGAAGTTCTGATGTTTTAGGTGAGCAAAATCGGGGCCCGAGAATTAGTAATTGTAAGTCAAAATTTCCGCTGGCTGTCAAAGCCTATACAAACATAGGAGATGGCAATACACAAGAGAATATCATCATTTCTACTGATCAATATAACAGGGAGGATTTCCCTGTCAACTATGAAAATGCAaagttttttgttataaaatcaTACAGTGAAGATGATGTGcacaaaagtattaaatataatgtGTGGTCATCAACACCTCATGGAAACAAGAAGCTGCAGAGTGCTCATGAAGATGCTAAGAGAATAGCTTCTGGAAAATTTGGAAGCTGCccaatctttcttttcttttct GTTAATGCAAGTGGTCAATTTTGTGGGGTTGCTGAGATGATTGGACCTGTTGACTTCAATAAGGACATGGACTTTTGGCAGCAAGATAAATGGAGTGGGAGCTTCCCTGTAAAGTGGTACATCATAAAAGATGTGTCAAATGCAAATTTTAGGCACATTATACTAGAGAACAATGAGAACAAACCTGTTACTAATAGCAGAGACACACAAGAG ATAATGTATAGTAAAGGTTTGGAAATgcttaaaatattcaaaaaccaTCATttgaagacatctttgcttgatgactttatatattatgaaaatcGTCAGAAGATCATGCTGGAAGAAAAGACCAAGTTGCTAATCAGAAGTTTTGAAAATCCATTAATGTTACCCACATTAGAACCACCTCGGAAGTTGAATTTTGTCGTTGACATCCCTCCAGTCAGTGTTGAGAAGAAGGCAAAGATGGATGATGAGTTTGATAGCCTAAAACAGACTTCAAGTGCTGGACATATTGTTAGTAGTTCTGAGGTCACAAGCACCGCATCTGTGGATGAAAAGGCTGAGAAAGGTTCAGTTGAGAAAGAAGATATTGCTTCTGTCCTTAAGATTGGTTCAGTTACTATTACCCCAAAACAGGTGGAGACTAAACCATCTGGCATTAGTGTTGCTAATAAGGAACCGCTTGATGTTATCACAGTAGGCTCAATGCAAGTCAAAGTTAATGGATTTGCCGAGTCTTCGGGTCTTTTGAAGATTGGGAGTATCCCACTTGATCCAAGAACACTACAGCTGGACGGAGGTACTCGTGTTAAAAATGGATCTTAA
- the LOC100776960 gene encoding probable inactive DNA (cytosine-5)-methyltransferase DRM3 isoform X1, whose translation MAGNPNRREGKTVMVPKTENLDYELPPYTSFSGDVGDNVASSSGGKLRAFFIGMGFLPCLVDKVIEENGEENSDILLEALLRYSALQKSNSQSSVSLDSLFDDKDPPEISNVNQAKEEPDELSGVVDDTRGSLLMMNFSVEEVEFAIHKLGDEASIPELVDFIFALQIAKKLKKEPDDITFTYYGRGNEVTNEKLFGIMAKTLQLFEMGFSENEVSSAIDKLGSEAPISELANFIFAEQNGIDYVMEYKFPTTSTYSVGIKEEPEMDLYGTAEVKVEGFSHEPPQSSQVNLEETYNDDMVKEEEGIDAFPSNVSDQYLDVVENGRGKRPKYEHDDDPVNCLEPSWVEERVDAVVAEMSRHPKPNPSRCLSSVAAKPPFFLFGNVSNISYDSWTKMSQFLYGIEPEFANAQSFSAMDRIEGYIHNLPVENRFHILPKPPMTIEDAMPQTKKWWPPWDSRKLLSSIYCETNGIAQTCDRLGNFLADSGGVLTSEQQKDILRYCRRLNLVWIGKFKLGPVEPEQLELILGYPLNHTRATEGNVAERLKSLKYCFQTDTLGYHLSVLRPIFPHGLTMLSLFSGLGGAEIALHRLAIKIKAVVSVETSETKRKILEKWWRQSGQTGTLVQIEDIQKLTSKKLEGLISKFGGFDLVIYQNPCSYSSSRLQAGVGLSALDFSVFCECVRVLQRVRGMYQRK comes from the exons ATGGCTGGGAATCCAaatagaagagaaggaaaaactGTTATGGTTCCAAAAACTGAGAATTTGGATTATGAGTTACCACCTTATACTTCATTTTCAGGGGATGTTGGG GACAACGTTGCAAGTTCATCTGGAGGCAAACTACGAGCGTTCTTTATCGGAATGGGATTCCTACCATGCCTTGTTGATAAAGTGATAGAGGAGAATG GTGAAGAGAATTCTGATATTTTACTAGAGGCTCTCTTGAGATATTCA GCtcttcaaaaatcaaattcacagTCTTCTGTTTCTCTGGATAGCTTATTTGATGATAAGGATCCTCCAGAGATTTCCAATGTCAATCAAGCCAAGGAG GAGCCTGATGAACTTAGTGGAGTCGTTGATGATACAAGAGGTTCCTTACTGATGATGAATTTCTCTGTGGAGGAAGTTGAATTTGCAATCCACAAGCTTG GTGATGAAGCATCAATTCCTGAGCTGGTGGACTTCATCTTTGCTTTGCAGATTGctaaaaaactgaaaaaggagCCAGATGATATCACCTTCACCTATTATGGCAGAGGAAATGAG GTCACCAATGAAAAACTCTTTGGAATTATGGCAAAAACTCTTCAGTTGTTTGAAATGGGTTTCTCTGAGAATGAAGTATCATCAGCAATTGATAAATTAG GTTCAGAGGCTCCAATTTCAGAGCTTGCAAACTTTATTTTTGCAGAACAAAATGGGATCGATTATGTGATGGAATATAAG TTTCCCACCACTTCTACTTATTCTGTGGGGATCAAAGAAGAACCAGAAATGGATTTATATGGTACAGCAGAAGTGAAAGTTGAGGGTTTTAGCCATGAACCTCCACAATCAAGCCAGGTCAACTTAGAGGAAACTTATAATGATGATATGGTGAAGGAAGAAGAGGGTATTGATGCATTTCCCAGCAATGTTTCTGACCAATATTTGGATGTTGTGGAGAATGGTAGAGGTAAAAGGCCCAAGTATGAACATGATGATGATCCAGTCAATTGTCTTGAACCTTCTTGGGTGGAAGAAAGGGTTGATGCTGTTGTTGCCGAAATGTCGAGACATCCCAAACCAAATCCATCCAGGTGTCTCAGTAGTGTGGCAGCAAAGCCACCATTTTTCTTATTTGGGAATGTTTCAAACATATCCTATGACTCATGGACAAAGATGTCTCAGTTTTTATATGGTATTGAACCTGAATTTGCGAATGCTCAGTCCTTTTCGGCTATGGATAGAATAGAAGGTTACATACACAATCTTCCAGTTGAAAACAGATTCCACATCCTCCCAAAGCCACCTATGACTATTGAAGATGCAATGCCGCAGACAAAGAAATGGTGGCCACCTTGGGATTCAAGGAAGCTATTGAGCAGCATCTATTGTGAAACTAATGGAATTGCTCAAACTTGTGATCGACTGGGAAATTTTCTAGCTGATTCTGGTGGAGTGCTCACATCTGAACAGCAGAAAGACATTCTTCGTTATTGTCGCAGATTGAATCTTGTGTGGATTGGCAAATTCAAACTTGGTCCTGTGGAGCCTGAACAGTTGGAGCTCATTTTAGGCTACCCTTTGAATCACACTCGTGCTACCGAGGGCAATGTTGCCGAAAGACTTAAATCACTAAAATACTGCTTCCAGACAGACACATTGGGGTATCATCTTTCTGTGTTAAGGCCCATCTTCCCTCATGGACTGACAATGTTATCACTATTTAGTGGTCTTGGTGGGGCAGAAATTGCCCTGCACCGCCTTGCTATTAAAATAAAAGCTGTTGTCTCAGTTGAGACTtctgaaacaaaaagaaagattcTTGAGAAATGGTGGCGTCAATCTGGACAAACAGGGACTCTGGTTCAGATTGAAGACATTCAAAAGCTGACTAGTAAAAAACTTGAGGGTCTAATCAGTAAATTTGGTGGTTTTGACCTTGTCATTTATCAGAATCCATGCTCTTACTCAAGTTCCAGGCTTCAAGCCGGTGTAGGTCTCTCCGCTCTTGATTTTTCAGTGTTTTGTGAATGTGTTCGAGTCTTGCAACGAGTAAGAGGTATGTATCAAAGGAAGTGA